The following coding sequences lie in one Alosa alosa isolate M-15738 ecotype Scorff River chromosome 21, AALO_Geno_1.1, whole genome shotgun sequence genomic window:
- the elf1 gene encoding LOW QUALITY PROTEIN: ETS-related transcription factor Elf-1 (The sequence of the model RefSeq protein was modified relative to this genomic sequence to represent the inferred CDS: deleted 1 base in 1 codon; substituted 1 base at 1 genomic stop codon) produces MTTAVGPGELVFEFASNGMDEISQLDDPSVFPAVIVEQVPAADLMQVYSGLESDEVANGIMADATLDVVEEPIMGGDVGLSETTVSGAEDNMETVEAAEVLLNMESPNNILDEKRMIHPYGTLLESDLSYISLRPDQLSSMDVSLDEETSSMDEVMHKSPSKPPKKNKVRKPRAVRPCSPITNPSLPLKKKSKEGKGNTIYLWEFLLALLQDKNTCPKYIKWTQREKGIFKLVDSKAVSKLWGKHKNKPDMNYETMGRALRYYYQRGILAKVEGQRLVYQFKEMPSDLVVIGLTATSQDAGTASNSEAGGHVAPXRWPGVGRGGRSSNSQGKAGHVGSRGVKREASPGLVYQGGDGKPEQQQLLQTVHVLQPNQGAAVPAQSHSVRTINMPATVPMVLTSSSQAGGSVTLQTVPLTTVLANGDGGHSSPPRVILHTVPSTSPGGKDVLTIQTASLSTGTGGNLSSGGGGLHEGLLVTSLGSAVGGGGGGVMTSAGSLNGLTRLVTLNANGQPVVAQQPGTVIATVFKPGELQGLSVKEEILDPFYLQSLVNCDPGAGGIYVKEEMDDGYGELTYRTVIFTQDDGIANGDSLDANGMNGHSDASSGVPLASSPSEGLTPVEELEGVSEPKEQMVEVPVSVSLPTSDFIQIKTEMSET; encoded by the exons ATGACGACGGCGGTCGGGCCCGGCGAGCTGGTGTTTGAGTTTGCCAGCAATGGGATGGACGAGATAAGTCAG CTGGATGACCCGTCCGTGTTCCCTGCGGTGATCGTGGAGCAGGTGCCAGCCGCTGACCTCATGCAGGTGTACTCAGGGCTGGAGTCAGACGAGGTCGCCAACGGCATCATGGCCGACGCCACCCTGGATGTGGTGGAGGAGCCCATCATGGGCGGTGACGTTGGCCTATCAG AAACCACGGTGTCTGGTGCGGAGGACAACATGGAGACTGTGGAGGCCGCGGAGGTCCTGCTCAACATGGAGTCTCCAAACAACATCCTGGACGAGAAGCGCATGA ttcaCCCGTATGGCACCTTGCTGGAATCGGACCTCAGTTACATCTCTTTACGACCAGACCAGCTGTCCTCCATGGACGTGTCCCTGGACGAGGAGACGTCCTCCATGGACGAAGTTATGCACAAGAGCCCCTCCAAGCCACCCAAGAAAAATAAAG TGCGAAAACCGCGGGCAGTGCGGCCATGCTCCCCCATCACCAATCCCTCGCTGCCACTCAAGAAAAAGAGCAAGGAGGGCAAAG GTAACACCATCTACCTGTGGGAGTTCCTGCTGGCCCTGCTGCAGGACAAGAACACCTGTCCCAAGTACATCAAGTGGACCCAGCGGGAGAAGGGCATCTTCAAGCTGGTGGACTCCAAGGCCGTGTCCAAGCTGTGGGGCAAGCACAAGAACAAGCCCGACATGAACTACGAGACTATGGGACGGGCGCTCCG gtaTTACTATCAGCGGGGCATCCTGGCGAAGGTGGAGGGCCAGCGACTGGTCTACCAGTTTAAAGAGATGCCCTCCGACCTGGTGGTCATCGGCTTGACGGCGACCAGCCAGGACGCGGGCACTGCTTCGAACTCGGAG GCTGGCGGTCATGTGGCACCCTAACGGTGGCCCGGCGTCGGCCGTGGGGGGCGATCGTCGAACAGCCAGGGCAAGGCTGGACACGTGGGCTCCAGGGGGGTGAAGAGGGAGGCTAGTCCAGGCCTGGTGTACCAGGGGGGCGACGGCAagccagagcagcagcagctgctgcaaaCGGTTCACGTGCTCCAGCCCAACCAGGGCGCCGCTGTGCCTGCACAGTCACACTCCGTCAG aaCCATCAACATGCCAGCCACTGTCCCCATGGTCCTGACGTCCAGCTCCCAGGCGGGCGGCTCCGTCACTCTGCAGACTGTGCCCCTGACCACTGTCCTGGCCAATGGTGACGGCGGCCACAGCTCGCCTCCCCGGGTCATCCTGCACACTGTGCCCTCCACCAGCCCCGGGGGCAAAGACGTGCTGACCATCCAGACCGCCTCGCTGTCCACGGGCACCGGGGGCAACCTCTCCAGTGGCGGCGGCGGACTCCACGAGGGcctgctggtgaccagcctgggGTCGGCcgtaggaggaggaggtggaggagtgatGACCAGTGCCGGCTCGCTGAACGGCCTGACCCGCCTGGTGACGCTCAACGCCAATGGTCAGCCTGTGGTGGCCCAGCAGCCCGGCACGGTCATCGCCACCGTGTTCAAGCCTGGCGAGCTGCAGGGCCTCTCGGTGAAGGAGGAGATCCTGGATCCCTTCTACCTGCAGTCGCTGGTCAACTGCGACCCAGGGGCCGGCGGCATCTACGTCAAAGAGGAGATGGACGACGGCTATGGCGAGCTCACGTACAGGACTGTGATCTTCACTCAGGACGACGGCATCGCTAACGGCGACAGTCTGGACGCCAACGGCATGAACGGACACTCGGACGCCTCCTCGGGCGTTCCTCTGGCCAGCAGCCCCAGCGAGGGCCTGACTCCCGTCGAGGAGCTGGAGGGGGTCAGCGAGCCCAAGGAGCAGATGGTGGAGGTCCCCGTCAGCGTTAGTCTGCCCACCTCCGACTTCATCCAGATTAAAACAGAGATGTCTGAGACCTAG